In Trifolium pratense cultivar HEN17-A07 linkage group LG7, ARS_RC_1.1, whole genome shotgun sequence, a genomic segment contains:
- the LOC123894943 gene encoding polyphenol oxidase I, chloroplastic-like produces the protein MTIPSKLILPLLFALVILLLIPLNTNFSNFFTIETFSNFLSSFHEKSNHQSNNKQESNVVQSFKPSRKRSNSRYDYIGFKNIEDLDPSSINPLVLPELPRTSQYRAISINASQCFPVDLPNHAITNTNCCPPLPSPYKFKDFKDFAPSNSPLRVRKPFHLIDEELIAKFEKGIALMKALPEDDPRSFYQQSKIHCAYCNGAYHQQYPFENLKVDIHRSWLFFPFHRMYLYFFERILGNLIGDPNFAIPFWSWDSIEGMQIPKHFTRLNSSLYHKLRDKNHMPPHVVDLNYKLKENYVSANKQISFNFATMYRQMVLASTKELFMGSPLRLGDESHPGIGSVESAPHNTMHSWVGASETPNREDMGTFYTAARDPLFYPHHSNLDRMWVMWKNLGEGRKDYSDDLDWLESTFFFYDENANLVRVKIRDSIDTIKLGYVYEDVNMPWLNFKPTSKRKSKELREAKIAKILSSREKIFFPLVLDSIKSVIVKRPKKLRSKVEKEQEEEVLVIEGIEFGSDKSIAFDVHVDDVEDDLSDPDQVEFVGSFVSLHHGHNGKTSTSFKVGISKVLENLNVDVDDDLVVTLVPKVGEGEVCIGNIMIEFLPKY, from the exons ATGACCATTCCTTCAAAGCTTATTCTCCCTTTATTATTTGCTCTAGTTATTTTGCTATTGATCCCCTTGAACACCAACTTCTCAAATTTCTTCACCATTGAAACCTTTTCTAATTTCTTGAGCTCCTTTCATGAAAAATCAAACCATCAATCCAATAATAAGCAAGAAAGCAATGTAGTGCAAAGCTTCAAACCTTCTCGAAAGAGATCCAATTCGAGATATGACTACATTGGCTTCAAAAACATTGAAGATCTAGATCCATCTTCCATTAACCCTTTGGTGCTCCCAGAGCTCCCCCGGACTTCCCAATATCGTGCAATTTCCATCAATGCAAGCCAGTGTTTTCCGGTTGATTTACCAAATCATGCAATAACAAACACAAATTGTTGTCCACCTTTACCATCACCTTATAAGTTCAAAGATTTCAAAGATTTTGCACCTTCAAATAGTCCACTTAGAGTTAGAAAACCATTTCACTTAATTGATGAAGAGCTTATAGCCAAATTTGAAAAAGGTATTGCTCTAATGAAAGCACTACCTGAAGATGACCCACGTAGTTTCTATCAACAATCCAAAATCCATTGTGCTTATTGTAATGGTGCTTATCATCAACAATACCCTTTTGAGAATCTAAAAGTTGACATTCATAGGTCATGGCTTTTTTTCCCTTTCCATCGTATGtacctttatttttttgagagaaTCTTAGGGAATTTAATTGGTGATCCAAATTTTGCAATACCTTTTTGGAGTTGGGACTCAATAGAAGGAATGCAAATCCCAAAACATTTCACACGCCTAAATTCTTCACTTTATCATAAACTTAGAGACAAGAACCACATGCCACCACATGTTGTTGATCTTAACTACAAGCTAAAGGAAAATTATGTCTCTGCTAATAAACAAATTTCTTTCAACTTTGCCACTATGTACAGACAAATGGTTTTAGCTTCTACAAAAGAATTATTCATGGGAAGTCCTCTAAGACTTGGAGATGAGTCTCATCCAG gTATTGGTTCTGTTGAAAGTGCTCCTCATAACACCATGCATTCTTGGGTTGGTGCTTCTGAAACTCCAAACCGTGAAGACATGGGGACATTTTATACGGCTGCTAGAGATCCTCTTTTTTATCCTCATCATTCAAACCTAGATAGAATGTGGGTTATGTGGAAAAATTTGGGAGAAGGAAGAAAAGATTATAGTGATGATTTAGATTGGTTAGAATCTACTTTTTTCTTCTATGATGAAAATGCCAATCTTGTTCGTGTGAAGATAAGAGATTCTATTGATACAATAAAATTAGGATATGTTTATGAAGATGTTAATATGCCATGGCTAAATTTTAAACCTACATCAAAAAGAAAGAGTAAAGAACTAAGGGAAGCTAAAATAGCTAAAATTTTGAGTTCAagggaaaaaatattttttcctttagtTTTGGATTCAATAAAAAGTGTCATTGTGAAGAGGCCTAAGAAGTTGAGAAGTAAGGTAGAAAAAGAACAAGAGGAAGAAGTTTTAGTGATAGAAGGGATTGAATTTGGAAGTGATAAATCTATAGCATTTGATGTTCATGTTGATGATGTTGAAGATGACTTGAGTGACCCTGATCAAGTAGAGTTTGTGGGAAGTTTTGTTAGTTTGCACCATGGGCATAATGGTAAAACTAGCACTAGTTTTAAGGTAGGTATATCAAAAGTGTTGGAGAATTTGAATGTTGATGTAGATGATGATTTGGTGGTTACCTTGGTGCCTAAGGTAGGTGAAGGTGAGGTTTGTATAGGCAATATCATGATTGAGTTTTTGCCAAAATACTAG
- the LOC123894942 gene encoding polyphenol oxidase I, chloroplastic-like, translated as MTSPSKLILPLLCVLIILLWTPLNTNFSNFFTIETFSNFLASFNKKSKNQLNNLLLLPELSRTSQHRAISINASKCFPVDLPQDAITNSNCCPPLPSPYKFKDFKDYAPSNSPLRVRKPFHLIDEELIAKFEKGIALMKALPEDDPRSFYQQSKIHCAYCNGAYHQQYPFENLKVDIHRSWLFFPFHRMYLYFFERILGSLIGDSNFAVPFWSWDSIEGMQIPKHFTRLNSSLYHKLRDKNHMPPQVVDLNYKLKENYVSPNKQISFNLATMYRQMVLASTKELFMGSPLRLGDESHPGIGSVESAPHNTMHSWVGASETPNREDMGTFYTAARDPLFYPHHSNLDRMWVMWKNLGEGRKDYSDDLDWLESTFFFYDENANLVRVKIRDSIDTIKLGYVYEDVNMPWLNFKPTSKRKSKELREAKIAKILSSREKIFFPLVLDSIKSVIVKRPKKLRSKVEKEQEEEVLVIEGIEFVSDKSIAFDVHVDDVEDDLSDPDQVEFVGSFVSLHHGHNGKTSTSFKVGISKVLENLNVDVDDDLVVTLVPKVGEGEVCIGNIMIEFLPKY; from the exons ATGACCTCTCCATCAAAGCTTATTCTCCCTTTATTATGTGttctaattattttgttatggACCCCCTTGAACACCAACTTCTCAAATTTCTTCACCATAGAAACCTTTTCTAATTTCTTGGCTtcctttaataaaaaatcaaagaatCAATTAAATAACTTGTTGTTGCTCCCAGAGCTCTCCCGGACTTCCCAACATCGTGCAATTTCCATCAATGCAAGCAAGTGTTTTCCGGTTGATTTACCACAAGATGCAATAACAAACTCAAATTGTTGTCCACCTTTACCATCACCTTATAAGTTCAAAGATTTCAAAGATTATGCACCTTCAAATAGTCCACTTAGAGTTAGAAAACCATTTCACTTAATTGATGAAGAGCTTATAGCCAAATTTGAAAAAGGTATTGCTCTAATGAAAGCACTACCTGAAGATGACCCACGTAGTTTCTATCAACAATCCAAAATCCATTGTGCTTATTGTAATGGTGCTTATCATCAACAATACCCTTTTGAGAATCTAAAAGTTGACATTCATAGGTCATGGCTTTTTTTCCCTTTCCATCGTATGtacctttatttttttgagagaaTCTTAGGGAGTTTAATTGGTGATTCAAATTTTGCAGTACCTTTTTGGAGTTGGGACTCAATAGAAGGAATGCAAATCCCAAAACATTTCACACGCCTAAATTCTTCACTTTATCATAAACTTAGAGACAAGAACCACATGCCACCACAAGTTGTTGATCTTAACTACAAGCTAAAGGAAAATTATGTCTCTCCTAATAAACAAATTTCTTTCAACCTTGCCACTATGTACAGACAAATGGTTTTAGCTTCTACAAAAGAATTATTCATGGGAAGTCCTCTAAGACTTGGAGATGAGTCTCATCCAG gTATTGGTTCTGTTGAAAGTGCTCCTCATAACACCATGCATTCTTGGGTTGGTGCTTCTGAAACTCCAAACCGTGAAGACATGGGGACATTTTATACGGCTGCTAGAGATCCTCTTTTTTATCCTCATCATTCAAACCTAGATAGAATGTGGGTTATGTGGAAAAATTTGGGAGAAGGAAGAAAAGATTATAGTGATGATTTAGATTGGTTAGAATCTACTTTTTTCTTCTATGATGAAAATGCCAATCTTGTTCGTGTGAAGATAAGAGATTCTATTGATACAATAAAATTAGGATATGTTTATGAAGATGTTAATATGCCATGGCTAAATTTTAAACCTACATCAAAAAGAAAGAGTAAAGAACTAAGGGAAGCTAAAATAGCTAAAATTTTGAGTTCAagggaaaaaatattttttcctttagtTTTGGATTCAATAAAAAGTGTCATTGTGAAGAGGCCTAAGAAGTTGAGAAGTAAGGTAGAAAAAGAACAAGAGGAAGAAGTTTTAGTGATAGAAGGGATTGAATTTGTAAGTGATAAATCTATAGCATTTGATGTTCATGTTGATGATGTTGAAGATGACTTGAGTGACCCTGATCAAGTAGAGTTTGTGGGAAGTTTTGTTAGTTTGCACCATGGGCATAATGGTAAAACTAGCACTAGTTTTAAGGTAGGTATATCAAAAGTGTTGGAGAATTTGAATGTTGATGTAGATGATGATTTGGTGGTTACCTTGGTGCCTAAGGTAGGTGAAGGTGAGGTTTGTATAGGCAATATCATGATTGAGTTTTTGCCAAAATACTAG
- the LOC123894941 gene encoding polyphenol oxidase I, chloroplastic-like, which produces MTSPSKLILPLLCVLIILLWTPLNTNFSNFFTIETFSNFLASFNKKSKNQLNNLLLLPELSRTSQHRAISINASKCFPVDLPQDAITNSNCCPPLPSPYKFKDFKDYAPSNSPLRVRKPFHLIDEELIAKFEKGIALMKALPKDDPRSFYQQSKIHCAYCNGAYHQQYPFENLKVDIHRSWLFFPFHRMYLYFFERILGSLIGDSNFAVPFWSWDSIEGMQIPKHFTHLNSSLYHKLRDKNHMPPHVVDLNYKLKENYVSPNKQISFNFATMYRQMVLASTKELFMGSPLRLGDESHPGIGSVESAPHNTMHSWVGASETPNREDMGTFYTAARDPLFYPHHSNLDRMWVMWKNLGEGRKDYSDDLDWLESTFFFYDENANLVRVKIRDSIDTIKLGYVYEDVNMPWLNFKPTSKRKSKELREAKIAKILSSREKIFFPLVLDSIKSVIVKRPKKLRSKVEKEQEEEVLVIEGIEFGSDKSIKFDVHVDDVEDDLSDPDQVEFVGSFVSLHHGHNGKTSTSFKVGISKVVENLEVDVDDDLVVTLVPKVGKGEVTIGNIMIEFLPKY; this is translated from the exons ATGACCTCTCCATCAAAGCTTATTCTCCCTTTATTATGTGttctaattattttgttatggACCCCCTTGAACACCAACTTCTCAAATTTCTTCACCATAGAAACCTTTTCTAATTTCTTGGCTtcctttaataaaaaatcaaagaatCAATTAAATAACTTGTTGTTGCTCCCAGAGCTCTCCCGGACTTCCCAACATCGTGCAATTTCCATCAATGCAAGCAAGTGTTTTCCGGTTGATTTACCACAAGATGCAATAACAAACTCAAATTGTTGTCCACCTTTACCATCACCTTATAAGTTCAAAGATTTCAAAGATTATGCACCTTCAAATAGTCCACTTAGAGTTAGAAAACCATTTCACTTAATTGATGAAGAGCTTATAGCCAAATTTGAAAAAGGTATTGCTCTAATGAAAGCACTACCTAAAGATGACCCACGTAGTTTCTATCAACAATCCAAAATCCATTGTGCTTATTGTAATGGTGCTTATCATCAACAATACCCTTTTGAGAATCTAAAAGTTGACATTCATAGGTCATGGCTTTTTTTCCCTTTCCATCGTATGtacctttatttttttgagagaaTCTTAGGGAGTTTAATTGGTGATTCAAATTTTGCAGTACCTTTTTGGAGTTGGGACTCAATAGAAGGCATGCAAATCCCAAAACATTTCACACATCTAAATTCTTCACTTTATCATAAACTTAGAGACAAGAACCACATGCCACCACATGTTGTTGATCTTAACTACAAGCTAAAGGAAAATTATGTCTCTCCTAATAAACAAATTTCTTTCAACTTTGCCACTATGTACAGACAAATGGTTTTAGCTTCTACAAAAGAATTATTCATGGGAAGTCCTCTAAGACTTGGAGATGAGTCTCATCCAG gTATTGGTTCTGTTGAAAGTGCTCCTCATAACACCATGCATTCTTGGGTTGGTGCTTCTGAAACTCCAAACCGTGAAGACATGGGGACATTTTATACGGCTGCTAGAGATCCTCTTTTTTATCCTCATCATTCAAACCTAGATAGAATGTGGGTTATGTGGAAAAATTTGGGAGAAGGAAGAAAAGATTATAGTGATGATTTAGATTGGTTAGAATCTACTTTTTTCTTCTATGATGAAAATGCCAATCTTGTTCGTGTGAAGATAAGAGATTCTATTGATACAATAAAATTAGGATATGTTTATGAAGATGTTAATATGCCATGGCTAAATTTTAAACCTACATCAAAAAGAAAGAGTAAAGAACTAAGGGAAGCTAAAATAGCTAAAATTTTGAGTTCAagggaaaaaatattttttcctttagtTTTGGATTCAATAAAAAGTGTCATTGTGAAGAGGCCTAAGAAGTTGAGAAGTAAGGTAGAAAAAGAACAAGAGGAAGAAGTTTTAGTGATAGAAGGGATTGAATTTGGAAGTGATAAATCTATAAAATTTGATGTTCATGTTGATGATGTTGAAGATGACTTGAGTGACCCTGATCAAGTAGAGTTTGTGGGAAGTTTTGTTAGTTTGCACCATGGGCATAATGGTAAAACTAGCACTAGTTTTAAGGTAGGTATATCAAAAGTGGTGGAGAATTTGGAAGTTGATGTAGATGATGATTTGGTGGTTACCTTGGTGCCTAAGGTAGGTAAAGGAGAGGTTACTATAGGCAACATCATGATTGAGTTTTTGCCAAAATACTAG